The Lacrimispora xylanolytica genome has a segment encoding these proteins:
- a CDS encoding glycosyltransferase produces the protein MSIVDVLALYSIFAIWGLMFLNIMLSIGGFLYIMRMYRTDGHKAIPEYPMVTVMVPAHNESIVIQKTMEALIKLDYPRDKYEIIVVNDNSTDNSSEVLKQIQHDNPESRIIVINTDNIVGGKGKSNALNIALSVASGTVIAIYDADNTPERQALKILVENLMSDDKLGAVIGKFRTRNKYASLLTRFVNIETLAYQCMNQAGRFFFFKLCTIPGTNYVIRRELIDQMGGWDVNALAEDTEISFRLYRMGYYIKFIPHAVTWEQEPQILKQWFKQRTRWVKGNLYVLKSNFKYAFDPEAGRMRLDVIYYALVYLLMFTSLVFSDLIFVMGILGFWYVTLGGFSSLLWEMAILLFVLNVAITLSVEKNEFNFSNLLLTFVMLFTYAKLWVLVVLNGMIQGVQDRLFNKEVIWDKTERFEEAGGKRKEKKTGNTKQ, from the coding sequence ATGTCAATTGTCGATGTACTGGCGTTGTATTCCATCTTTGCCATATGGGGACTGATGTTTTTAAATATTATGCTTTCCATTGGCGGTTTTCTCTATATTATGAGGATGTACCGCACAGATGGTCATAAAGCAATTCCGGAATATCCAATGGTAACTGTCATGGTTCCTGCCCATAATGAAAGTATTGTGATTCAAAAGACCATGGAAGCCTTGATAAAGCTTGATTATCCCAGGGATAAATATGAAATCATTGTGGTCAATGACAATTCTACGGATAATTCCAGTGAGGTGCTGAAACAGATACAGCATGACAATCCGGAGTCCAGAATCATTGTAATCAATACGGACAATATTGTGGGAGGAAAGGGAAAATCCAATGCATTGAACATCGCACTTTCCGTGGCGTCAGGTACAGTAATCGCAATCTATGATGCAGACAACACCCCGGAACGGCAGGCGCTTAAAATTCTCGTAGAGAATCTGATGTCAGATGATAAATTAGGTGCTGTAATCGGTAAATTCAGGACCAGGAATAAGTATGCGTCTCTGCTTACCAGATTTGTTAACATCGAAACCCTTGCCTATCAGTGCATGAACCAGGCCGGACGTTTTTTCTTTTTTAAGCTGTGTACCATACCTGGTACCAACTATGTAATCCGAAGAGAGCTGATCGATCAAATGGGTGGCTGGGATGTCAATGCACTTGCAGAGGATACGGAAATCAGTTTTCGCTTGTACCGTATGGGATATTATATTAAATTTATCCCCCACGCAGTCACCTGGGAGCAGGAACCTCAGATCCTAAAACAGTGGTTCAAACAAAGAACCCGCTGGGTAAAGGGAAACTTATATGTGTTGAAAAGCAATTTTAAATATGCGTTTGATCCGGAAGCCGGAAGAATGAGGCTTGATGTGATTTACTATGCTTTGGTCTACCTTCTGATGTTTACTTCCCTTGTTTTTTCCGATTTGATCTTTGTCATGGGAATTCTGGGTTTTTGGTATGTGACCCTGGGAGGCTTCTCTTCCCTTCTTTGGGAGATGGCCATTCTGTTATTTGTGTTAAATGTTGCAATTACCCTATCGGTAGAAAAAAATGAGTTTAATTTCAGCAACCTGTTACTCACCTTTGTTATGCTGTTTACCTATGCAAAGCTATGGGTGCTGGTGGTTTTAAACGGAATGATACAGGGCGTTCAGGACAGGCTTTTTAACAAGGAAGTCATATGGGATAAAACAGAGCGCTTTGAAGAAGCAGGTGGGAAGAGGAAAGAGAAAAAAACTGGGAATACTAAGCAATAA
- the wecB gene encoding non-hydrolyzing UDP-N-acetylglucosamine 2-epimerase yields MKRIMVVFGTRPEAIKMCPLIKVLKERQNARVSVLVTGQHRKMLDQVLNAFDVIPDYDLSIMKEKQTLFEITANILNGIKAILEKEQPDLVLVHGDTTTTFATALASFYLQIPVGHVEAGLRTYDIYSPYPEEYNRQAVSIVARYHFAPTEQAKLNLIKEGKDKDNIYVTGNTAIDALKTTIRKDYSHEELTWALGSRIILLTAHRRENIGKPMEGIFHGIKRILEENPDVKVIYPVHLNPLIREIAGSVFQDEERVHLIEPLDVLDFHNILARAYLVLTDSGGIQEEAPSLGKPVLVLRDTTERPEGIKAGTLCLVGTKEEAIYQSIRNLLHDKAAYNKMCQASNPYGDGFASKRIADILLRENES; encoded by the coding sequence ATGAAACGCATTATGGTGGTGTTTGGGACAAGGCCGGAAGCCATTAAAATGTGCCCTCTTATCAAAGTGTTAAAAGAACGGCAAAATGCCCGGGTAAGTGTTCTGGTCACAGGTCAGCACAGGAAAATGCTGGATCAGGTGCTAAATGCTTTTGATGTAATTCCGGATTATGATCTTTCCATTATGAAGGAAAAACAGACATTGTTTGAAATTACAGCCAACATACTAAATGGGATCAAAGCCATTTTGGAAAAAGAGCAACCGGATCTGGTACTGGTTCACGGGGATACCACCACGACCTTTGCCACGGCCCTTGCCAGCTTTTATTTACAGATTCCGGTAGGCCATGTAGAGGCAGGGCTTAGAACCTATGATATCTATTCTCCTTATCCGGAAGAATATAACAGACAGGCAGTCAGCATTGTGGCCCGGTATCATTTTGCACCGACGGAACAGGCAAAACTAAATCTCATAAAAGAAGGAAAAGATAAGGACAACATATATGTGACTGGGAATACCGCCATTGATGCCCTAAAAACAACCATAAGAAAGGATTACAGCCATGAGGAGCTGACATGGGCCTTGGGAAGCAGAATAATCCTTTTGACTGCTCATAGGCGGGAGAATATAGGAAAACCCATGGAGGGTATCTTTCACGGGATTAAGAGGATTCTGGAAGAAAATCCTGATGTAAAGGTCATTTATCCCGTCCATTTAAATCCTCTCATCAGAGAGATTGCAGGTTCTGTTTTTCAGGATGAGGAACGGGTTCATCTGATAGAGCCTCTGGATGTACTTGACTTTCACAATATTCTTGCAAGAGCCTATCTTGTATTAACGGACAGCGGAGGAATCCAGGAAGAGGCGCCAAGCCTTGGAAAACCAGTACTTGTCCTGCGGGATACTACAGAACGGCCGGAGGGAATCAAAGCAGGTACACTTTGCCTGGTAGGAACGAAAGAAGAAGCAATTTACCAATCCATAAGAAACCTGCTTCATGATAAAGCGGCCTACAATAAGATGTGTCAGGCCAGTAATCCTTATGGGGATGGCTTTGCCAGCAAGCGAATCGCGGATATTCTGCTTAGAGAGAACGAATCATAG
- a CDS encoding DUF2334 domain-containing protein — translation MCKRWIIGFAMYVLSALYCQPAVWAADQKQIEKGDILIIYSDGSDKNTGRMVSDMVEILTYQSFKVSYGTASECMDDLNKFSYVICYDITTYPSEFPEKLRLYEENHTGETKEASHIFFVGNEFLKAYLDQTGRDQSYEYIKSTTGKIRYNFDDLSQRSSMAKEPFFLFLKNLSYKNGGLTVSEKEGYVCAREGALTHLPVTDFDDPLIKAVFIKEVAQWKWPFNGSPNIFPQYIIVNKVYPYEDPEKLMGVVKMLVKGKTPFVISVMPMYVNGDYPAMVRFCEILRYAQANGGAVIINTPINQMNPLDKNVVLDYLAQALSIYNKQGVYPLALQVPRNWMFHPDTIEIMRHFKTIVTSNEEDSYLDASEGNTNEVYKDGHQWIGSSVALDDLGTSYVSAYSTAVWISMEADPSEILLKINACRSSRIPLKSLWDMEHSYWMEKDLMTYGNQGLILNQKKQDLSFLPSTYVKNFDYHRNMLQRFSKDLTSQNRLLIFMVGITSLVFLLFILFARYNNRRNYFFGSGEKEKDQG, via the coding sequence ATGTGTAAAAGATGGATAATTGGTTTTGCCATGTATGTCTTATCCGCATTATACTGTCAGCCAGCGGTTTGGGCCGCGGATCAAAAGCAGATAGAAAAAGGCGATATTCTCATTATTTACAGTGACGGTTCTGATAAGAATACTGGGAGGATGGTCTCTGATATGGTTGAAATCCTCACGTATCAAAGCTTTAAAGTAAGCTATGGAACTGCTTCTGAGTGCATGGATGACCTAAATAAATTCTCTTATGTCATCTGTTACGATATCACCACGTACCCCAGTGAATTTCCAGAAAAGCTTAGATTGTACGAGGAGAATCACACCGGGGAGACGAAAGAAGCAAGTCATATCTTTTTTGTTGGCAATGAATTTTTAAAGGCATACCTTGATCAGACAGGAAGGGACCAGTCTTATGAGTACATCAAAAGTACAACGGGTAAGATTCGTTATAATTTTGATGATCTGAGCCAGCGGTCCAGTATGGCAAAGGAACCGTTTTTTCTGTTTTTAAAAAACTTAAGTTATAAAAATGGAGGACTTACTGTAAGTGAGAAAGAAGGATATGTTTGTGCAAGAGAAGGGGCTTTGACTCATTTACCGGTAACGGATTTCGATGATCCACTGATAAAGGCTGTATTCATAAAAGAAGTGGCCCAGTGGAAATGGCCCTTTAACGGAAGTCCCAATATATTTCCTCAATATATTATAGTTAATAAGGTTTACCCTTATGAGGATCCAGAAAAGCTGATGGGCGTGGTTAAAATGCTGGTAAAAGGAAAGACACCATTTGTCATATCAGTCATGCCCATGTATGTGAATGGGGATTATCCGGCTATGGTCCGCTTTTGTGAGATTCTACGGTATGCCCAGGCAAATGGAGGGGCAGTTATTATCAATACTCCCATCAATCAGATGAATCCCCTTGATAAAAATGTTGTTCTGGATTATCTGGCACAGGCCCTCTCAATCTACAACAAACAGGGAGTGTATCCTCTTGCCTTACAGGTGCCCCGTAATTGGATGTTTCACCCGGATACCATTGAGATCATGAGGCATTTTAAGACAATCGTTACCTCCAACGAGGAGGATTCTTATCTTGATGCATCAGAGGGAAACACCAATGAGGTCTATAAAGACGGCCATCAGTGGATTGGCAGTTCTGTGGCTCTTGACGACCTTGGTACAAGCTATGTTTCCGCTTATTCCACTGCAGTTTGGATTTCCATGGAAGCGGATCCATCTGAAATCCTGTTAAAAATCAATGCCTGCCGCAGCTCCAGGATTCCTTTAAAAAGCCTGTGGGACATGGAACACAGCTACTGGATGGAAAAGGATTTAATGACGTATGGAAATCAAGGTCTGATTCTCAATCAAAAGAAACAGGATTTGAGCTTTCTTCCAAGCACTTATGTGAAAAATTTTGATTATCACAGAAATATGCTCCAGCGGTTTTCCAAGGACTTAACATCTCAAAACCGTTTGCTGATTTTCATGGTGGGTATTACCTCTCTGGTTTTTCTCCTGTTTATCTTGTTTGCCAGATACAACAACCGCAGAAATTATTTCTTTGGGAGTGGAGAAAAAGAGAAAGACCAGGGTTAA
- a CDS encoding diguanylate cyclase domain-containing protein, with the protein MTKHKSYGYLFQDLGLVLLLACLFTGALTVSYTPKPLLFEAVLMLLFIFLAILLTGFKLFGLSIVLSGLEVLIYTAYRLYLFLAYETEIPLISFVWIFLPILSVAAMYLFVSGNRKLELENDILREQVEELVMVNPLTKLYNLRSLYHDLYIQVSYAERNKLPLSLMVIVLKYESELKSILSRQNYERVIQRLAQIVSDTVRVEDKTYSTDHKGSLAIIMTCDKEGSEIAMGRLRSRISERDAFSDIADHAIKIEVKMASMEYSKEEFGDDMMQFKQRVENELQYDV; encoded by the coding sequence ATGACAAAGCATAAATCGTATGGCTATCTGTTCCAGGATCTGGGGCTGGTCTTATTGCTCGCCTGTCTGTTTACAGGGGCTTTGACCGTGAGCTACACGCCCAAACCATTGCTTTTTGAAGCCGTGCTTATGCTTCTTTTCATCTTTTTAGCAATACTTCTCACTGGCTTTAAGCTGTTTGGTCTGTCCATTGTGCTGTCAGGTCTGGAGGTCCTCATTTATACGGCTTACCGCTTGTATCTGTTTCTTGCCTATGAGACGGAAATTCCACTGATCAGCTTTGTGTGGATATTTCTTCCTATACTATCCGTAGCAGCCATGTATTTGTTTGTTTCCGGCAATCGAAAGCTGGAACTGGAAAATGATATCTTAAGGGAGCAGGTGGAGGAACTGGTCATGGTGAATCCACTTACAAAGCTATATAACTTAAGAAGCTTGTATCATGATCTGTATATTCAGGTATCCTATGCAGAAAGAAACAAGCTCCCCCTGTCTCTCATGGTCATCGTGCTTAAATATGAATCAGAGCTTAAAAGCATTTTGTCACGCCAGAATTATGAGAGGGTGATACAGCGTCTGGCTCAGATTGTATCCGACACCGTCCGGGTAGAGGACAAGACTTACTCTACCGATCACAAAGGAAGTCTGGCAATCATTATGACCTGTGACAAGGAAGGAAGCGAAATTGCTATGGGGAGGCTGCGAAGCCGGATTTCAGAAAGGGATGCTTTTTCTGACATTGCCGATCATGCCATTAAGATAGAAGTGAAAATGGCCAGCATGGAATACAGTAAGGAAGAGTTTGGAGATGACATGATGCAATTTAAGCAAAGGGTAGAAAATGAACTTCAATACGATGTGTAA
- a CDS encoding cellulose biosynthesis cyclic di-GMP-binding regulatory protein BcsB has product MKKQVGRGKRKKLGILSNKLENMPPFAEESRMMMKIQKKLWVSLVLVLFILEGLAPRVYAEIRPTAQTVISKGQPETESQAPLLPVADPEGAAPPEVTEPAHEPTTYTQDDFFTQKTLKGIYSSADLYFFAPSYWDVKYVYAQLQYDVSQLLEGKASSITLSVNGVPIQSYRLEYKNGSPQILYVKIPVSEIRTGFNSLTISAYARLFDEEGCVDDASDANWLRIYDTSHIRSGYEVKDPEQRISYYPYPFMSTYNPTGKGLTIAVSDQAVSGEVAAAMNIMADLSSETKAKNEIEVCLLSDAANKDTTRTILVSAYDNLPAEYKNLVGKAPDSTGNATVTFTDDSQGRPLLIITSMEEDSLIEASNMLMDENRVMQESGQTAVIEKGSGQIAMNAGKQSDMMAGNYTLEDIMGSGLMFVGPFHQDNYVYLPVTGDYVLSEGGKVALKFRYSENLDFTRSLVTVSWGEIPISSKRLSKENASGDELNFEMPGDILGTAASSIKISFDLEIADLICTPRQSDMPWAYVSKESTLFLPPSNGINLSFDVKGSPFRSQGKFNQVMLIIPDKPSGDELNLLGQVVAMYGSGIKPYGSLLVRKGSEFQKDDGDYNIITVGTFLDNSLIAQINDSLSFHYTPDGTGFESNEQLILSRDYAGQIGIMQLIKSPFSLNRGLLAITGCSSESISRVQEYLRQSKKRDELKKDCVIIAPDSSITAFQFIQGTAANAEPAPMEKLVQNKRSVIFTIVATSAMSLILVAVIIILLRIRMYRKRDE; this is encoded by the coding sequence TTGAAGAAGCAGGTGGGAAGAGGAAAGAGAAAAAAACTGGGAATACTAAGCAATAAGCTGGAGAATATGCCGCCGTTTGCGGAAGAATCGAGGATGATGATGAAAATACAAAAAAAGCTTTGGGTATCTCTGGTACTCGTCCTTTTCATCTTAGAAGGGCTGGCACCCAGAGTATATGCAGAAATAAGGCCAACTGCTCAGACTGTGATAAGTAAAGGACAGCCGGAAACTGAAAGTCAGGCGCCCCTCCTTCCGGTTGCTGATCCGGAGGGAGCGGCCCCGCCGGAAGTGACTGAGCCGGCCCATGAGCCCACCACCTATACCCAGGATGATTTTTTTACTCAGAAAACCTTAAAAGGAATTTATTCGTCTGCTGATCTTTATTTCTTTGCGCCCAGTTATTGGGATGTAAAGTATGTTTATGCCCAGCTTCAGTATGATGTCAGCCAGCTTTTGGAAGGAAAGGCCTCCTCCATAACTCTGTCAGTCAATGGTGTGCCCATTCAGTCTTACCGTCTGGAGTATAAAAATGGCAGCCCTCAGATTCTCTACGTAAAGATACCGGTAAGTGAAATTCGTACCGGTTTTAACTCCCTGACCATTTCTGCTTATGCCAGGCTTTTTGATGAGGAAGGCTGTGTGGATGATGCTTCGGATGCCAACTGGCTTCGGATTTATGATACATCCCATATCAGGAGCGGTTATGAGGTCAAAGACCCGGAGCAACGGATTTCATATTATCCCTATCCTTTTATGTCCACCTATAATCCCACAGGAAAAGGTCTTACTATTGCTGTTTCCGATCAGGCTGTAAGTGGAGAGGTAGCTGCGGCTATGAATATAATGGCGGACTTAAGCTCTGAGACGAAAGCTAAGAATGAGATTGAAGTATGCCTTTTATCTGATGCAGCAAATAAAGATACCACCAGAACCATACTGGTATCTGCCTACGATAACCTTCCTGCGGAATATAAAAATCTGGTAGGCAAAGCTCCTGATTCCACTGGAAATGCCACCGTAACATTTACCGATGATTCTCAGGGCAGACCGCTTCTCATTATAACGTCTATGGAAGAAGATAGCCTGATAGAGGCTTCCAATATGCTTATGGATGAAAACCGGGTGATGCAGGAGAGCGGTCAGACTGCTGTCATAGAAAAAGGAAGCGGTCAGATCGCCATGAACGCAGGGAAGCAAAGCGACATGATGGCAGGAAATTATACGCTGGAGGATATTATGGGCAGCGGACTGATGTTTGTCGGTCCCTTTCACCAGGACAATTACGTCTATCTTCCCGTAACTGGAGATTATGTGCTTTCAGAAGGGGGAAAAGTAGCATTAAAATTCAGATACAGCGAGAATCTTGACTTTACAAGATCCCTAGTCACTGTATCCTGGGGAGAGATACCAATTTCCAGTAAACGCCTAAGCAAGGAAAATGCCTCCGGAGACGAGCTGAATTTTGAAATGCCAGGGGATATTTTAGGTACGGCTGCAAGCAGCATAAAGATATCCTTTGATTTAGAGATTGCAGATCTGATCTGCACACCTAGACAAAGTGATATGCCATGGGCTTATGTTTCCAAAGAATCCACTCTTTTCTTACCTCCTTCTAATGGGATAAATCTTTCCTTTGATGTAAAAGGTTCCCCGTTTCGAAGTCAGGGGAAATTTAATCAGGTTATGCTAATAATACCGGATAAGCCTTCTGGAGATGAACTGAACCTTCTTGGGCAGGTTGTAGCTATGTATGGCAGCGGAATAAAGCCCTATGGAAGCCTGCTCGTAAGAAAGGGAAGTGAGTTTCAAAAGGATGATGGGGATTATAATATCATAACTGTGGGGACGTTTCTTGATAATAGCCTGATCGCCCAGATCAATGATAGCTTAAGCTTCCATTATACCCCCGATGGGACAGGATTTGAAAGCAATGAGCAGCTTATTTTATCAAGAGACTACGCAGGCCAGATTGGAATCATGCAGCTGATAAAATCTCCCTTTTCCTTAAACCGGGGATTACTTGCAATTACCGGGTGCAGCAGCGAGTCCATATCTCGCGTCCAGGAATATCTAAGGCAAAGCAAAAAAAGGGATGAGCTTAAGAAGGATTGTGTGATCATTGCACCTGATTCCAGCATCACTGCCTTTCAATTCATTCAAGGCACAGCAGCGAATGCAGAACCAGCGCCTATGGAAAAACTGGTTCAAAACAAAAGGTCTGTGATATTTACCATTGTCGCAACTTCAGCCATGTCCTTGATTCTGGTTGCGGTTATCATCATATTGCTGCGTATCCGTATGTATCGGAAACGAGACGAATAA
- a CDS encoding TlpA disulfide reductase family protein — protein MKPVHPLSKPEKILFAILCILAVTVISGSILLLVYPTAKKQVLNQREEEKTEDNFLDDTTSLLPEYCNLNEKIPDISFQDESGKKVSIRDFEGRTTILTFWASWCPDCQKELSVMKELLKTAEKYGDINFLLINRLDHKKETKERASQYLTEQGIDLNTYYDDGLSAYKTLGLHNIPTSLFLDEQGIIRAWSPRQIIETSVLEGYLKDTIEGSGKVTCDFITGNMMDDKGGIHTSYESSREETERSDVLSESQGGMLEFAVLNNNKQLFDKVFSFITGKMNLYGLTAWKISGDMPADSNALLDDFRIVSALIAANQVWGGYEEAIKDYTAAIVRYGVNNGQYVDFYDRKYRQYATRFTLCYGDLKTMSELAKRDETLKEPYEKARKLIEEGRISDSFPLYYSWYNFKTREYERDDLNTAEALVTLLHLAEADMLPKESISWLKKEISGEGIKARYTVEGQPVNGYQYDSTAVYALTAMIAREIGDRDLQGKALKKMEIMRIVNTSYAYHGAFGMTDGTGIIAFDQIMAMLAYEYTR, from the coding sequence ATGAAACCAGTTCATCCATTGTCAAAACCAGAAAAAATCTTATTTGCCATCCTCTGTATTCTGGCTGTCACTGTAATTTCAGGCAGCATACTGCTTCTTGTATACCCGACAGCAAAAAAACAGGTGCTAAATCAAAGGGAGGAAGAAAAGACAGAGGATAATTTTCTTGATGATACAACAAGCCTGCTGCCGGAATACTGTAATTTAAATGAAAAAATACCGGATATCTCATTTCAGGATGAGAGCGGAAAAAAGGTATCCATCCGGGACTTTGAAGGAAGAACGACCATCCTTACATTCTGGGCCAGCTGGTGCCCGGATTGTCAAAAGGAGCTGTCGGTTATGAAGGAGTTACTTAAGACGGCTGAAAAATACGGGGATATTAATTTTTTACTGATCAATAGGCTGGATCATAAGAAAGAAACAAAGGAAAGGGCCAGTCAGTACTTAACTGAGCAGGGAATAGACTTAAATACGTATTATGACGATGGTCTGTCTGCCTATAAAACATTGGGATTACACAATATTCCTACCTCCTTGTTTCTTGATGAACAGGGAATCATCCGGGCATGGAGTCCCAGACAGATCATAGAAACTTCTGTATTGGAAGGATATTTAAAGGATACCATAGAAGGAAGCGGTAAGGTGACCTGTGATTTTATTACAGGAAATATGATGGATGACAAAGGCGGAATCCACACAAGCTATGAAAGCTCCAGAGAAGAAACAGAAAGGAGCGACGTTCTGAGCGAGTCCCAGGGGGGGATGCTGGAATTTGCAGTATTAAATAATAACAAACAGCTGTTTGATAAAGTCTTTTCCTTTATTACCGGTAAGATGAATTTATATGGGCTGACCGCCTGGAAGATTTCAGGAGATATGCCTGCAGATTCCAATGCTCTGCTTGATGATTTCAGAATTGTAAGTGCCCTCATAGCAGCAAACCAGGTATGGGGCGGTTATGAGGAAGCAATTAAAGATTACACCGCAGCAATTGTCAGGTATGGGGTAAACAATGGACAGTATGTGGATTTTTACGACAGGAAGTACAGGCAGTACGCAACGCGGTTCACTCTATGCTACGGAGATCTTAAGACAATGTCTGAATTAGCAAAGCGGGATGAGACCCTAAAGGAACCATATGAAAAAGCCAGAAAGCTGATTGAGGAAGGCAGAATCAGTGACAGCTTTCCTTTGTATTATAGCTGGTATAATTTTAAGACCAGGGAGTATGAGAGGGACGATTTAAATACGGCGGAGGCATTGGTCACGCTGTTACATCTGGCAGAAGCTGATATGCTTCCTAAGGAAAGCATATCCTGGCTGAAAAAAGAGATTTCAGGGGAAGGAATCAAAGCACGCTATACGGTGGAAGGACAGCCAGTAAACGGCTATCAATATGATTCAACAGCTGTCTATGCTCTGACAGCTATGATCGCCAGAGAAATTGGGGATAGAGACCTGCAGGGAAAAGCCTTAAAGAAAATGGAGATCATGAGAATTGTTAATACATCTTATGCCTACCATGGAGCCTTTGGCATGACCGATGGAACCGGTATCATTGCCTTTGATCAGATCATGGCTATGCTGGCTTATGAATATACCAGATGA
- a CDS encoding glycosyltransferase family 39 protein codes for MKLEKNWFYYLCISLSIVGFAYILICGVSEIGNSQEYPYARKGMLILIFFLTWVGVHFIALLLARLDIGTKLEKKKTFMSVMEGAYVVLILWAAFFLRYAVITHLPMEPASDYKTYYEVAEMMKRGTLQEKGEGYCNYIAMFPHIIGYCYILKQVFVLFGTSVWNGQLANVLFSVGTVLVIYRIARKIGGRLPGVIALTAAAFWPSQILYINMLASEYSFSFFLYLSLLLFLHLVMDYHGDTKHGVRGLLLHILLGCLIAVTSAIRPMALILLVAILICILPLKMRLPNIPQNSIPVLVQLLGKGWVRGILILASYLILSNVLTTNTELTINRSVPSFSESVGYNLLVGLNEKSRGGWNEEDSKFLYENLERTGSPIEAQIACRKEAMKRIKEDPKALFDLFINKYELLWGNDDYGVTWNQAFLKEQNHLTPERAGFLIESRETNHMVYMVFALFSFMTFIYLLKRRASYLYVPILIYLGTVGMHLLVESQNRYHFHVLPVFMIVASVGIGYIFENAVGFVTSQDLIKQDRDKIKLKEELALKHFEEEEHEAIKTRYHKMTNAFDMKSAIDKGNVIVTVSKKYMEDAPVKENDVNRETEAIPPKFHEKERDKLINKIQTLERSNQELLKKVNALKKKTAGNLKHTRKPPKLNLWRKPK; via the coding sequence ATGAAATTAGAAAAAAACTGGTTCTATTATTTATGCATCTCATTGTCCATTGTGGGCTTTGCCTATATTTTGATCTGTGGCGTTTCGGAGATAGGAAATAGTCAGGAATATCCCTATGCAAGGAAAGGCATGCTCATTCTCATCTTTTTCCTTACCTGGGTCGGAGTTCATTTTATCGCATTGCTGTTAGCAAGGCTTGATATTGGGACGAAGCTGGAAAAGAAAAAAACATTCATGTCTGTGATGGAAGGTGCTTATGTAGTTTTAATCCTGTGGGCGGCTTTCTTCCTTCGCTATGCAGTGATAACCCATCTTCCTATGGAGCCGGCCTCTGACTACAAAACTTATTATGAAGTGGCAGAAATGATGAAACGTGGTACGTTACAGGAGAAAGGGGAGGGATATTGCAACTACATTGCCATGTTTCCTCATATCATTGGTTATTGCTACATCTTAAAACAGGTGTTTGTTCTATTTGGAACCAGTGTATGGAATGGACAGCTTGCCAATGTTCTGTTTTCTGTTGGAACCGTTTTAGTTATTTATCGAATCGCCAGGAAAATAGGTGGCAGGCTTCCAGGTGTAATTGCACTGACTGCAGCAGCTTTTTGGCCGTCTCAGATCCTTTATATCAATATGCTGGCATCTGAGTATTCCTTTTCTTTTTTCCTTTATTTATCTCTCCTTTTATTTCTTCATCTTGTTATGGATTATCACGGGGATACCAAGCATGGAGTGAGAGGGCTTCTCCTTCATATTCTGTTAGGCTGTCTGATTGCAGTTACTTCTGCCATAAGGCCGATGGCATTGATTCTTTTAGTAGCCATTCTCATATGTATACTTCCCCTGAAAATGAGGCTGCCAAATATACCTCAGAACAGCATTCCTGTTTTGGTGCAGCTTTTGGGAAAAGGCTGGGTCCGGGGGATTTTAATTCTGGCCTCCTATCTGATCCTGTCAAACGTCTTAACTACAAATACGGAGCTTACCATTAACCGTTCCGTTCCTTCCTTTTCAGAATCCGTTGGCTACAATCTTCTGGTGGGGTTAAATGAGAAATCAAGGGGCGGCTGGAATGAGGAGGATTCTAAGTTTTTATATGAAAATCTGGAACGTACCGGTTCTCCTATAGAGGCTCAGATTGCCTGCCGGAAGGAAGCGATGAAGCGTATCAAGGAAGATCCAAAGGCTTTGTTTGATTTATTTATCAACAAATATGAATTACTTTGGGGAAATGATGATTACGGTGTTACCTGGAATCAGGCGTTTTTAAAGGAGCAGAATCATCTGACTCCAGAGCGGGCAGGTTTTCTCATTGAGTCCAGAGAAACAAACCATATGGTCTATATGGTATTTGCATTATTTTCCTTTATGACCTTCATTTATCTGCTAAAGAGAAGGGCTTCTTATCTGTATGTCCCTATTCTTATCTATCTTGGAACGGTAGGAATGCACCTTTTGGTGGAGAGCCAGAACCGGTATCATTTTCATGTGCTTCCGGTCTTTATGATCGTTGCTTCCGTGGGAATTGGATATATCTTTGAAAATGCCGTAGGATTTGTAACCTCCCAGGATCTTATAAAGCAGGATAGGGATAAAATAAAGCTTAAGGAAGAACTTGCGTTAAAGCATTTTGAGGAAGAGGAGCATGAGGCAATTAAAACCCGCTACCATAAAATGACCAATGCCTTTGATATGAAATCAGCCATTGATAAAGGGAATGTGATTGTAACCGTTTCTAAGAAATACATGGAAGACGCTCCTGTAAAAGAAAATGATGTCAATAGGGAGACAGAAGCAATACCTCCTAAATTTCATGAGAAGGAAAGAGACAAATTAATCAATAAGATACAAACCCTGGAAAGGTCTAATCAGGAATTATTAAAAAAAGTGAATGCTCTTAAGAAAAAGACAGCAGGAAACTTAAAGCATACGAGAAAGCCCCCCAAATTAAATCTTTGGAGAAAACCAAAATGA